Within the Candidatus Zixiibacteriota bacterium genome, the region GCGGCTGGCCCGTATGCCCCACCAGAAGCTCGTTCAAGCGCTTCTTGGTATTAGAGAATTCCTTGGTCATGATTTCAATATCGGTGATCTGACCCTGGGCGCCGGCCATCGGTTGATGAATCATGATACGGGAATTGGGCAGAGCGGCCCGTTTACCTTTGGTGCCCGCAGCCAGAAGGAACGCGCCCATCGAGGCCGCCAACCCCATACAGGTGGTGGCAACATCCGGTTTGATGAACTGCATGGTATCATAAATGGCCAAACCCGCCGTGACCGAACCGCCGGGGGAATTAATATACAAAAAGACATCCTTCTCCGCATCCTCGGCATCGAGAAAGAGAAGCTGCGCGATCACCAGATTGGCGATATGGTCATCGATCGGCGAGCCGATGAATATGATTCTGTCTTTCAAGAGACGCGAGTAAATATCATAGGCCCGCTCCCCGCGCCCTGTCTGCTCGACCACCATCGGT harbors:
- the clpP gene encoding ATP-dependent Clp endopeptidase proteolytic subunit ClpP, which translates into the protein MTLIPMVVEQTGRGERAYDIYSRLLKDRIIFIGSPIDDHIANLVIAQLLFLDAEDAEKDVFLYINSPGGSVTAGLAIYDTMQFIKPDVATTCMGLAASMGAFLLAAGTKGKRAALPNSRIMIHQPMAGAQGQITDIEIMTKEFSNTKKRLNELLVGHTGQPLEKIEKDTDRNFFMSAQEAVDYGLIDKIYEYKKKEKK